In Bacteroidota bacterium, one genomic interval encodes:
- a CDS encoding DUF1349 domain-containing protein: MKKKITIGLLLAIFLIPVSLSQTVKIAAIPYTLHFENAPMDYKILGDNHLSITAPENTDLFISPDGYYKINKSPRLIFRPDSDFILTAKITVDFHTKWDAGVLML; this comes from the coding sequence ATGAAGAAAAAAATCACCATAGGTTTATTATTGGCAATATTTTTAATTCCTGTATCATTGTCCCAAACGGTTAAAATTGCTGCTATCCCTTACACCCTGCATTTTGAAAATGCACCTATGGATTATAAAATATTGGGTGATAATCATCTTAGCATTACAGCGCCGGAGAATACCGATTTGTTTATTTCTCCCGACGGATATTATAAGATCAATAAATCTCCAAGACTGATCTTTAGACCGGATTCTGATTTTATCTTAACAGCAAAAATAACGGTTGATTTTCATACAAAATGGGACGCCGGTGTTTTAATGCT